The following are from one region of the Endozoicomonas sp. 4G genome:
- a CDS encoding MAPEG family protein, whose product MEAHTLLIQPIIALVIWSLVMWLWMYLTRLPAIATMKMKMDPDTPSGVQMSLLPARVRWKADNYNHLMEQPTVFYAVAISLAVIGEPTDVTVMAAWVYVGLRVVHSLVQALGNKIELRFLVFIMSNIPLMLLTWQAARAAFGGGS is encoded by the coding sequence ATGGAAGCCCACACTCTGCTGATTCAGCCTATTATCGCTCTGGTTATATGGTCTTTGGTAATGTGGTTATGGATGTACCTGACTCGGCTCCCTGCCATTGCCACAATGAAAATGAAGATGGATCCGGACACGCCGTCCGGCGTGCAGATGTCGCTGTTGCCGGCCAGAGTACGTTGGAAGGCCGACAACTATAACCATTTGATGGAACAACCTACGGTGTTTTACGCCGTAGCCATTTCACTGGCGGTTATCGGCGAGCCGACCGATGTCACGGTTATGGCCGCATGGGTTTATGTCGGACTAAGAGTTGTGCATAGCCTGGTTCAAGCCCTGGGCAATAAGATTGAGCTGCGGTTTCTGGTGTTTATTATGTCCAATATCCCACTGATGCTGCTGACATGGCAAGCAGCCCGTGCGGCTTTTGGCGGCGGATCATAA
- a CDS encoding CsiV family protein gives MSEKPRANQTEGQRGTGLKTSVNHNATFGMIQKVTASLLLSTIAMTSMASTDAQKTQTQWYQADMIVFLNEQSMNGSEKWPEVTAHPQPANVIKLKSYKPGADETSSDLGSFLNRPEKKPVVDLERDAFVSLPYPSHLLQKESSNLSKNGSYRILAQKAWLMPVKEGESTLPVSIQTYNTQSETPSMLKGTVAVSSSRFLHVDVNLWYSELAWEALAKNRGDLQSLPESLPESLPEPQQKPEVNEALPLVTTPDGQSMKITRNFQLQESRKITNNEEIQYLDSPVIGVLFKLTPYQRPDQPPLPEITTDQEEKPELGTLPGIVDQKDG, from the coding sequence ATGAGTGAGAAACCCAGAGCCAACCAGACTGAAGGTCAACGAGGTACAGGATTGAAAACGAGTGTTAATCACAACGCCACTTTTGGCATGATTCAGAAGGTGACCGCCAGCCTGCTTTTGAGCACAATCGCCATGACATCCATGGCCAGTACAGATGCTCAGAAAACCCAGACCCAGTGGTATCAGGCCGATATGATTGTATTTCTGAACGAACAGAGCATGAATGGCAGTGAGAAATGGCCTGAGGTCACTGCACATCCTCAACCCGCTAACGTGATCAAACTGAAGTCCTATAAACCCGGGGCGGACGAGACTTCTTCTGACCTTGGTAGTTTTCTGAATCGGCCTGAAAAGAAACCTGTGGTTGATCTGGAGCGGGACGCCTTTGTGTCGCTACCCTACCCATCCCATTTGCTGCAGAAAGAAAGCAGCAACCTGTCCAAAAATGGCAGCTACCGGATTCTGGCGCAAAAAGCCTGGCTGATGCCGGTCAAGGAAGGTGAAAGCACCTTGCCCGTCAGCATTCAAACTTACAACACACAAAGTGAAACGCCCAGTATGCTGAAAGGCACCGTTGCGGTCAGTTCCAGTCGTTTTCTGCATGTGGACGTTAATCTCTGGTACAGTGAGTTGGCCTGGGAAGCACTGGCAAAAAACAGGGGTGATTTACAGTCACTTCCAGAGTCGCTACCAGAGTCGCTACCAGAGCCGCAACAGAAACCTGAGGTCAATGAAGCACTGCCACTGGTCACAACTCCGGATGGGCAGTCCATGAAAATTACCCGTAATTTTCAATTGCAGGAAAGTCGCAAAATCACCAACAATGAGGAGATTCAGTATCTGGACAGCCCAGTCATTGGCGTGCTCTTCAAACTCACGCCTTACCAAAGACCTGACCAGCCTCCTCTACCTGAAATAACGACTGATCAGGAAGAAAAACCGGAGCTGGGAACTCTGCCCGGGATCGTCGATCAGAAAGACGGTTGA
- the mfd gene encoding transcription-repair coupling factor, producing MSQTNLNSSSFQLPETPGHKTFWGQLSQTTNSYAIASAARSTCRPLLVITPDSAQANALEEELRFFLEGDQSTRTMHFPDWEILPYDAFSPHQDIISQRLKTLYRLPRCEKTVLIISVSTLLHRLCPRDYLESNCLVLKRGETFVIAHKRQQLEQAGYRCVETVYEHGEFAIRGSLMDIFPMGSDTPYRIDLFDDEIDTLREFDPESQRSINQVDYIELLPGHEFPMDKAARDQFRSRFREVFDVDHRDCPVYQDIGQGLASPGIEYYLPLFFEQTATLFDHLSPETTIIQYQGVQEAIEQFWQDLTERYENRKVDPNRPLLAPAKVLMPSEEINRALKKYPRVVLSAERVDAPDSFNLDDQPLPELTLNIRADHPLQPLEDLIQSGPRVLLVAESAGRREVLLEVLAESDIKPTHFNSWATFLSRKETLGITVGSLASGFLLKDLNIALIPESLLLGQRVMQRRRRKGETEPDTDQTIRNLTELRAGAPVVHIDHGVGRYRGLDTLSVDGQETEFLTLEYASEAKLYIPVASLHLIARYTGTDDEHAPLHRLGSEQWSKARRKAAEKARDAAAELLDIYARREARKGFAFAAPDQHYHAFSAGFPFEETPDQQQAIINVIKDMSEGKPMDRLVCGDVGFGKTEVAMRAAFLAVHGGRQVAILVPTTLLAQQHYESFRDRFADWPVEIDVASRFKSAKQIQGLKEKASDGRLDIIIGTHKLIQSDFKFKNLGLLIIDEEHRFGVRHKEMLKSMRSEVDILTLTATPIPRTLNMAMSGIRDLSIIATPPARRLSVKTFVRQSDTLLVKEAILRELLRGGQVYYLHNEVSSIEKAASDLQELIPEARIAVGHGQMRERELEQVMSDFYHKRHNILVCTTIIETGIDIPNANTIIIHRSDKFGLAQLHQLRGRVGRSHHQAYAYLLTPPQKSMTKDALKRLEAIAEAQDLGAGFMLASNDLEIRGAGELLGEEQSGQIQNVGFTLYTEMLEKAVAAIRNGETPDLDKPLQQGSDVNLRLPALLPEDYIHDVHNRLILYKRIAAAKNDEGLKNLQVELIDRFGLLPEQAKNLFRQTRLRLRAEKMGIIKIDAGAGSARIEFNSQPDIDPMAIIQLIQSEPHLYRLEGSSVLKYSGAMEQAEARFKLLERLLDRLAA from the coding sequence ATGTCGCAGACCAATTTGAACTCATCTTCTTTTCAGCTTCCAGAGACTCCGGGACATAAAACCTTCTGGGGTCAGCTAAGCCAAACAACAAACTCATACGCCATAGCCAGTGCCGCCCGGTCAACCTGTCGCCCGCTGCTGGTCATTACCCCGGACTCGGCTCAGGCCAACGCCCTTGAAGAGGAGCTGAGGTTCTTTCTGGAAGGGGATCAGTCCACCCGTACCATGCATTTTCCTGACTGGGAGATACTGCCCTACGATGCCTTTTCTCCCCATCAGGACATTATTTCCCAGCGACTGAAAACCCTTTACCGTCTTCCCCGTTGCGAAAAGACCGTCCTGATTATCTCGGTGTCCACCCTGCTGCACCGACTGTGCCCCCGGGATTACCTGGAGTCCAACTGTCTGGTTCTGAAACGGGGTGAAACCTTTGTTATTGCCCATAAAAGGCAACAACTGGAGCAGGCGGGTTATCGTTGTGTTGAAACTGTCTATGAGCATGGTGAATTTGCTATCCGGGGCTCGCTCATGGATATCTTCCCCATGGGCTCCGACACGCCCTACCGGATTGATCTGTTTGATGATGAAATCGATACCCTGCGAGAGTTTGATCCGGAAAGCCAACGCTCCATTAACCAGGTGGATTACATAGAACTGCTGCCGGGCCATGAATTCCCCATGGATAAAGCCGCCAGGGATCAGTTCCGAAGCCGTTTCCGGGAAGTGTTTGATGTTGATCATCGTGACTGTCCGGTCTATCAGGATATTGGTCAGGGACTGGCCAGCCCAGGTATTGAATACTATTTACCGCTGTTTTTTGAGCAGACGGCCACCCTGTTTGATCATCTTTCCCCTGAAACTACCATCATTCAATACCAAGGGGTTCAGGAAGCCATTGAACAGTTCTGGCAGGACCTGACGGAACGCTATGAGAACCGGAAAGTCGACCCTAACCGTCCGCTGCTGGCTCCGGCAAAGGTTTTGATGCCTTCAGAAGAAATCAACCGGGCCCTGAAAAAGTACCCTCGTGTTGTCCTGTCAGCAGAACGCGTTGACGCCCCTGACAGCTTCAACCTTGATGACCAGCCACTGCCTGAGCTGACACTGAATATCCGTGCCGATCATCCTTTGCAGCCGCTGGAAGACCTGATTCAATCAGGACCGAGGGTGCTTCTGGTGGCTGAAAGTGCGGGCCGCCGGGAAGTGCTGCTGGAAGTGCTGGCTGAGTCCGACATTAAACCCACTCATTTCAACAGCTGGGCCACCTTCCTGAGCAGAAAAGAAACGCTTGGGATTACGGTGGGTTCGCTGGCATCAGGATTCCTGCTCAAAGATCTCAATATTGCCCTGATTCCAGAATCGCTGCTGCTGGGCCAGAGAGTCATGCAGCGTCGTCGGCGAAAAGGGGAAACAGAACCCGACACGGATCAAACCATTCGCAACCTGACTGAGTTGAGAGCAGGTGCTCCTGTGGTTCATATTGATCATGGTGTCGGACGGTATCGTGGTCTTGATACTCTGTCCGTTGATGGTCAGGAGACCGAATTCCTGACTCTGGAATACGCCAGCGAAGCCAAGCTCTACATTCCTGTAGCCTCTCTGCACCTGATTGCCCGTTACACCGGCACCGATGATGAGCATGCTCCCCTGCACCGTCTGGGCAGTGAACAATGGAGCAAAGCTCGTCGCAAGGCGGCTGAAAAAGCCAGGGATGCCGCAGCAGAGCTGTTGGATATCTACGCCCGACGGGAAGCCAGAAAGGGCTTTGCCTTTGCAGCGCCGGATCAGCACTATCACGCCTTCTCTGCAGGCTTCCCATTTGAGGAGACCCCAGACCAGCAGCAGGCCATTATCAACGTCATAAAAGACATGTCTGAAGGCAAACCCATGGATCGCCTGGTTTGTGGAGACGTCGGTTTTGGTAAAACAGAGGTGGCCATGAGAGCCGCCTTTCTGGCGGTTCACGGTGGCAGGCAGGTAGCGATCCTGGTGCCAACCACCCTGCTGGCGCAACAACATTATGAAAGCTTTCGTGACCGTTTTGCTGATTGGCCCGTTGAAATCGACGTAGCCTCACGCTTCAAGTCGGCTAAACAGATTCAGGGACTCAAGGAGAAAGCCTCGGATGGCAGGCTGGATATTATTATTGGCACCCACAAACTGATTCAGAGTGATTTCAAATTCAAGAATCTCGGTCTGTTGATTATTGATGAAGAACACCGTTTCGGGGTCAGGCACAAGGAAATGTTGAAATCCATGCGTTCAGAAGTCGATATTCTGACCCTGACGGCTACCCCGATTCCACGCACACTCAATATGGCTATGTCCGGTATTCGCGATCTCTCGATTATCGCAACGCCACCGGCACGACGCCTGTCAGTCAAAACCTTTGTCCGACAAAGTGACACATTGCTGGTCAAAGAAGCCATTCTCCGTGAGTTGTTACGGGGAGGTCAGGTCTATTACCTGCACAATGAAGTTTCCAGTATCGAGAAGGCGGCCTCGGATCTACAGGAACTTATTCCTGAGGCACGTATTGCCGTGGGCCACGGACAAATGCGTGAAAGAGAGCTGGAACAGGTGATGTCTGACTTTTATCACAAGCGACATAATATCCTGGTCTGTACCACCATTATTGAGACAGGTATTGATATACCCAATGCCAACACCATTATCATCCACCGCTCGGACAAATTTGGTCTGGCACAACTGCACCAGTTGCGAGGACGGGTGGGCCGATCTCACCATCAAGCCTACGCTTACCTGCTGACACCTCCGCAGAAATCCATGACCAAAGACGCCCTGAAAAGGCTGGAAGCCATTGCCGAAGCCCAGGATCTGGGAGCGGGCTTTATGCTGGCATCCAATGACCTGGAAATTCGCGGTGCGGGTGAATTGCTGGGTGAAGAACAGAGTGGGCAAATTCAGAATGTTGGCTTTACGCTCTACACCGAAATGCTGGAAAAAGCGGTGGCAGCCATCCGTAACGGTGAAACGCCGGATCTGGACAAACCTCTGCAACAGGGCAGCGATGTCAACCTGCGCCTCCCTGCCCTGCTGCCAGAAGACTATATCCATGATGTCCACAATCGACTGATTCTCTATAAACGCATTGCTGCAGCAAAAAACGACGAAGGTCTGAAAAATCTCCAGGTTGAACTGATTGACCGCTTTGGCCTGCTGCCGGAACAGGCCAAAAACCTGTTCCGACAGACCCGCCTCAGACTAAGAGCTGAAAAGATGGGCATTATTAAAATTGATGCCGGTGCTGGCAGTGCCCGAATCGAATTCAACAGTCAGCCGGATATTGACCCCATGGCCATCATTCAGCTGATTCAGTCAGAGCCACATCTATACCGACTGGAAGGCAGCAGTGTCTTGAAGTACAGTGGCGCCATGGAACAAGCTGAAGCACGATTCAAGCTTCTGGAACGATTACTGGATCGGTTGGCGGCATGA
- a CDS encoding glyceraldehyde-3-phosphate dehydrogenase codes for MGKDHFQDWREREALAESMIPLIGRLYRENNVVTSIYGRSIINRSVIDILKSHKYVRQVEGSALCVRQTFPVIELLSKLNLAPGRIDIGKLASGYEQSEGHQTLEEYVRSQVSELVDGKNGHGHDDKDVVLYGFGRIGRLMTRILVERAGGSGLNLRAVVVRKGKANNDLQKRASLLRRDSVHGSFNGTISVDEENNIIYANGVAIRFIYANAPDSIDYTHYGINNAIVVDNTGVWRDQEGLSQHLQSKGVSRVLLTAPGKGDLKNVVFGVNHDIINDEDQIISAASCTTNAITPVLKAVCDKFGVENGHVETVHSYTNDQNLIDNYHSGSRRGRSAALNMVITETGAARAVAKALPQLQGKLTGNAIRVPTPNVSMAILNLNLSKDTTVEELNSYLRDRALYSDLKKQIDYVNSFEVVSSDFVGNRNAGIIDSRATIVDGNRCVLYVWYDNEFGYSCQVNRILQHMTGNHHRTLPVQ; via the coding sequence GTGGGAAAAGACCATTTTCAGGACTGGAGAGAACGTGAAGCCTTAGCCGAATCCATGATTCCATTGATCGGCCGCTTGTATCGTGAAAACAACGTTGTGACCTCAATCTATGGTCGTTCAATTATCAATCGTTCGGTGATTGATATTCTCAAATCTCACAAGTATGTCCGCCAGGTAGAAGGTTCTGCCCTGTGTGTACGTCAGACATTTCCCGTGATTGAATTGCTCAGCAAACTGAACCTGGCTCCGGGCCGCATTGATATTGGCAAACTGGCATCGGGCTATGAGCAGAGTGAAGGTCATCAGACTCTGGAAGAGTATGTGCGCAGCCAGGTTTCAGAGCTGGTGGATGGTAAGAATGGCCATGGCCATGATGATAAAGATGTCGTCCTCTATGGCTTTGGCCGGATCGGTCGCCTGATGACCCGTATTCTTGTTGAGCGGGCAGGGGGTTCTGGCCTGAACCTGAGAGCGGTGGTGGTGCGTAAAGGCAAAGCGAACAACGATCTGCAAAAGCGTGCCAGTTTACTCAGACGTGATTCCGTCCATGGGTCTTTCAATGGCACTATCAGCGTCGATGAAGAGAATAATATTATCTATGCCAACGGTGTCGCGATCCGGTTTATTTACGCCAATGCTCCGGATTCCATCGATTACACTCATTACGGCATTAACAATGCCATTGTCGTCGATAACACCGGTGTCTGGCGTGACCAGGAGGGGCTGAGTCAGCATCTTCAGTCCAAAGGGGTTAGCAGAGTGCTACTGACAGCACCCGGCAAGGGCGATCTTAAAAATGTTGTGTTTGGTGTTAACCATGACATCATCAACGATGAAGACCAGATCATCTCTGCCGCCTCCTGCACGACCAATGCTATTACGCCAGTACTGAAAGCAGTTTGTGACAAATTTGGTGTTGAGAATGGTCATGTGGAAACCGTTCACTCCTACACCAACGACCAGAACCTGATTGACAACTACCATAGTGGTTCCCGTCGTGGTCGCAGTGCCGCCCTGAATATGGTGATCACCGAAACCGGAGCGGCCAGGGCTGTTGCCAAGGCACTGCCGCAGTTGCAGGGCAAGTTGACCGGTAATGCCATCCGGGTTCCCACACCCAATGTGTCCATGGCGATTCTGAACCTGAACCTGTCTAAGGACACCACTGTTGAAGAGCTGAACAGCTATCTCCGTGACAGGGCGCTGTACTCAGACCTGAAGAAGCAGATTGATTACGTAAACTCTTTTGAAGTGGTATCCAGTGACTTCGTCGGTAACCGCAATGCCGGTATCATAGACAGCCGGGCCACCATTGTTGATGGCAATCGTTGTGTTCTTTACGTCTGGTACGATAACGAGTTTGGTTATAGCTGCCAGGTTAACCGTATCTTGCAACACATGACCGGGAATCATCACAGGACTTTGCCGGTTCAATAG
- a CDS encoding SpoVR family protein, with translation MTRQYLSTQYPSTQYPSTQYLSTGSEWTFELLDAYDRAIGRLAEKFELDTYPNQIEVINTEQMIDAYASVGMPLMYQHWSFGKKFLTNFQNYRRGRMGLAYEIVINSNPCIAYLMEENTMAMQALVIAHACYGHNSFFKGNYLFRQWTNADSIVDYLLFARNYINQCEEKYGVEAVEEVLDACHALMNQGVNRYMRPSVISAEMEKNQARERAEYIQRNINDLWRTVPTRKEDPDKKRKRFPREPEENILYFIEKNAPLLKTWQREVIRIVRKIAQYFYPQRQTQVMNEGWASFWHFTLMHELYREGLINEGYVLEFLHSHSNVVFQPDFDDPRYQGINPYTLGFNIYRDIRRICEQPTPEDRFWFPDLAGSDWLKTLHHAMTQYKDESFILQFLSPKVMRDMRLFCIDDDHRQAFLEVSAIHDDSGYKALRESLSNQYNLGSLEPDIQIYNVDVKGDRSLTLIHSMHMGQNLHGDTAMEILKHLHLLWGFDVRLNSVDASGEVQHSFCNSEAC, from the coding sequence ATGACTCGCCAGTACCTTTCAACCCAGTACCCTTCAACCCAGTACCCTTCAACCCAGTACCTCTCAACCGGCTCCGAATGGACCTTTGAGTTACTTGACGCTTATGACAGGGCTATTGGCCGACTGGCAGAAAAGTTTGAGCTGGACACTTATCCGAACCAGATTGAAGTCATTAACACAGAACAGATGATTGACGCCTACGCCTCGGTAGGGATGCCCCTGATGTACCAGCACTGGAGTTTTGGCAAAAAATTTCTGACCAACTTTCAAAACTACCGGCGTGGCCGAATGGGGCTCGCCTATGAAATTGTCATCAATTCCAACCCCTGCATTGCCTATCTGATGGAGGAAAATACCATGGCGATGCAGGCACTGGTGATTGCTCATGCCTGTTATGGTCATAACTCTTTTTTCAAAGGCAACTATCTGTTTCGCCAATGGACCAATGCTGACTCCATTGTCGACTATCTGCTGTTTGCCAGAAACTACATCAATCAGTGCGAAGAGAAGTACGGTGTGGAGGCCGTTGAAGAAGTGCTGGATGCCTGTCATGCCCTGATGAACCAGGGAGTCAATCGTTATATGCGCCCGTCTGTTATTTCTGCCGAAATGGAGAAAAATCAGGCACGGGAGCGAGCCGAATATATCCAGAGAAACATTAACGACCTTTGGCGTACCGTCCCCACCAGAAAGGAAGACCCGGACAAAAAGAGAAAACGTTTTCCCCGGGAACCGGAAGAAAACATCCTCTACTTTATTGAAAAAAATGCGCCGCTGCTCAAGACCTGGCAACGGGAAGTGATTCGAATTGTTCGGAAAATAGCCCAGTATTTTTACCCTCAGCGGCAAACACAGGTCATGAACGAAGGCTGGGCCAGCTTCTGGCATTTTACGCTAATGCATGAACTCTATCGGGAAGGTTTGATCAACGAAGGTTATGTGCTCGAGTTTCTGCATTCCCATAGCAATGTCGTATTTCAGCCGGATTTTGATGATCCACGTTACCAGGGCATTAATCCTTACACGTTAGGCTTTAATATTTACCGTGATATTCGTCGTATATGCGAGCAACCTACGCCAGAAGACCGGTTCTGGTTTCCTGACCTGGCAGGCAGCGACTGGCTGAAAACCCTTCACCACGCCATGACCCAATACAAGGATGAAAGCTTTATCCTCCAGTTCCTTTCTCCTAAGGTGATGCGGGATATGCGGCTGTTTTGCATTGATGACGACCACCGGCAAGCCTTTCTCGAAGTCAGTGCCATACACGATGATTCCGGTTACAAAGCGCTCAGGGAGTCGCTCTCCAATCAATATAATCTGGGCAGCCTGGAGCCTGATATCCAGATTTATAATGTCGATGTGAAAGGCGACAGGTCCCTGACGCTCATTCATTCCATGCACATGGGTCAAAACCTCCATGGGGATACGGCCATGGAAATTCTCAAGCATCTGCATTTGTTATGGGGGTTTGATGTACGGTTGAATTCTGTCGATGCTAGCGGCGAAGTACAGCACAGTTTCTGTAATTCAGAAGCTTGCTAG
- a CDS encoding YeaH/YhbH family protein gives MSIIIDRRLNSGKKSTVNRQRFLRRYKNTIQKSVQEQINRRSITDMERGSDISIPRKDVSEPVFHHGETGRRQRVHPGNKEFHSGDRFNRPDGGQGRGSGEGEAGHQGTGTDDFVFQINRDEFLQYLFEDLELPNLIKKNLMDTTEYALKRAGFTTCGSPDRLNVVRSLRAAHARRIALFGKERKLIRELKRQLRELEVQPGQHDSEKEEELRRQINELNKKLRRLPFIDDFDLRFNNLVRVPQPSCKAVMICIMDVSGSMTREIKDIAKRFFLLLYLFLKRNYEATEVVFIRHHTEAKECNEHDFFYARETGGTIVSSALMLAQQIIDDRYPPEKWNIYVAQASDGDNWDSDNLLCHDTITQKILPLVQYFAYVEIAQRHQHLWRTYKEIEKNFSDQFAQQQIHDQSDIYPVFRRLFEKKVA, from the coding sequence ATGAGTATCATCATTGATCGACGCCTGAACAGCGGCAAAAAAAGTACGGTTAACCGGCAACGCTTTCTACGACGGTATAAAAACACCATCCAAAAATCGGTTCAGGAACAGATCAACCGTCGTTCAATTACCGATATGGAGCGTGGTTCGGATATCTCCATTCCCAGAAAGGATGTCTCAGAACCCGTTTTTCACCATGGCGAGACTGGCCGTCGACAGCGTGTTCATCCGGGCAACAAGGAGTTTCACTCCGGTGATCGGTTCAATCGTCCCGACGGCGGCCAGGGTCGTGGCTCAGGTGAAGGTGAGGCCGGTCATCAGGGGACCGGTACCGACGACTTTGTCTTCCAGATTAACCGGGATGAGTTTCTCCAATATCTCTTTGAAGATCTTGAGCTGCCCAACCTGATCAAAAAAAACCTGATGGATACCACCGAATACGCGCTCAAACGAGCCGGATTCACAACCTGTGGCTCACCGGACCGGTTGAATGTGGTTCGCTCACTCCGGGCAGCCCACGCTCGAAGAATTGCCCTTTTTGGTAAAGAGCGCAAGTTGATCAGGGAGTTGAAGCGTCAACTCCGGGAGCTGGAGGTACAACCGGGTCAACATGATAGTGAGAAGGAAGAGGAGCTACGCCGCCAGATTAACGAATTGAATAAAAAACTACGCCGACTGCCGTTTATTGATGACTTTGACCTGCGTTTTAACAACCTGGTCAGGGTGCCTCAGCCTTCGTGCAAAGCCGTTATGATCTGTATTATGGATGTGTCTGGCTCCATGACCCGCGAAATCAAGGATATCGCTAAACGCTTCTTCCTGTTGCTTTACCTGTTCCTGAAACGAAATTATGAAGCCACTGAGGTGGTTTTTATCCGGCATCACACTGAAGCCAAAGAATGTAACGAACACGACTTTTTCTACGCCAGGGAAACGGGAGGCACCATTGTCTCTTCAGCACTGATGCTGGCACAGCAGATTATTGATGATCGTTACCCACCGGAAAAATGGAATATTTATGTAGCCCAGGCCTCGGATGGCGACAACTGGGACAGCGATAACCTGCTCTGTCACGACACTATCACCCAGAAGATTCTGCCTCTGGTTCAATACTTTGCTTACGTAGAAATAGCCCAGCGACATCAGCACCTGTGGCGTACCTACAAAGAGATTGAAAAAAACTTCAGTGACCAGTTTGCCCAGCAGCAGATCCATGACCAGAGTGATATCTACCCGGTCTTCCGTCGTCTGTTCGAAAAGAAAGTGGCATAA